The window CAACCTCAACGTGGCCGAAGCGGCGCGGATCCTGCACTTCCACTACAACACGCTGCGCTACCGGATCGGCAAGCTCGAACGGATGGTGGGCGCCTTCACCACTGATCCCGAACTGCGGCTCGATCTAGCACTGGCCCTGAAGGTCCTGCAGATGCGTGGACTGTCTTGATGTTGTCGCATGCGGTGTTCGATGAGCTTGCATCGGGACAGACGTTGCCGACGGATCCCGGTTCGAGTCGGCAGATCATGCCCATGCTGTTGACCGGCGATATGCATAGGTTTCCTAAATCCCGTACACCCGGGGACAGGGAGAAGATGACGTGAAGCCATCGGGATTCACCTACCACCGGCCGGACGGCGTCGGGGGCGCGCTCCAGGTGCTTTCCGAGTTCGGGCCGGACGCGAAGGTCCTGGCAGGTGGGCAGAGCCTGGTGCCGCTGCTGAATATGCGCCTGGCCGCGCCGGAGCATCTGGTCGATATCAACCGGCTGGACGAGCTTTCCTATGTGCGGGTCGACGGGGACGATGAACAGCGGGTGGTCCGGGTCGGCGCCACCGCGCGGCACACGGACGTGGAGCGCGACCCCGCGGCATCGGGCGCATTGCCGCTGCTTGGCCGGGCGTTGCGGCACGTCGCGCATCCCACGATCCGGAACCGCGGGACGACGGTCGGCAGCCTCGTGCACGCCGATCCCTCCGGAGAGATGACGGCCGTGCTGGCACTGCTCGAAGGATCGATGCAGCTGCGGGCGGTCAACTCGACACGTACGGTAGCCGCGGCCGACTTCTTCCTCGGTCCGCTCGAGTCCTGCGCCGTGGCCGGCGAGCTGGCAACCG is drawn from Phytoactinopolyspora mesophila and contains these coding sequences:
- a CDS encoding FAD binding domain-containing protein — translated: MKPSGFTYHRPDGVGGALQVLSEFGPDAKVLAGGQSLVPLLNMRLAAPEHLVDINRLDELSYVRVDGDDEQRVVRVGATARHTDVERDPAASGALPLLGRALRHVAHPTIRNRGTTVGSLVHADPSGEMTAVLALLEGSMQLRAVNSTRTVAAADFFLGPLESCAVAGELATEAVFPVPAGRTGSAWLEVARRHGDYAVCGAGALVTLDDDLRVVSARTAYISVDATPVVLDLTDEAGAVPFDTADWVGAGRAAADRLDPDDDIHATAEYRRHLAGVLTTRALHAAGLDAAAPEAVNRDGVRRLGAASTEVPR